Proteins from a genomic interval of Diaminobutyricimonas aerilata:
- the rplM gene encoding 50S ribosomal protein L13 — protein sequence MTRTFSPTPADIQRNWIVIDATDVVLGRLASHVAAILRGKHKPTFAPHMDMGDFVIIVNAGKVALTGSKHEKKMAYRHSGYPGGLTATSYTELLEKHPTRAVEKAVRGMLPKNSLGRAQIKKLKVYAGAEHPHAAQQPTTYTFDQVAQ from the coding sequence GTGACTCGCACGTTCTCGCCCACGCCGGCGGACATCCAGCGCAACTGGATCGTCATCGACGCGACCGACGTCGTGCTCGGCCGACTGGCCAGCCACGTCGCCGCCATCCTGCGCGGCAAGCACAAGCCCACCTTCGCGCCGCACATGGACATGGGTGACTTCGTCATCATCGTCAACGCCGGCAAGGTGGCCCTCACCGGGTCGAAGCACGAGAAGAAGATGGCCTACCGTCACTCGGGCTACCCGGGCGGCCTCACGGCGACCAGCTACACCGAGCTGCTCGAGAAGCACCCCACACGTGCCGTCGAGAAGGCCGTGCGCGGCATGCTGCCGAAGAACTCGCTGGGCCGTGCCCAGATCAAGAAGCTCAAGGTCTACGCCGGTGCCGAGCACCCGCACGCTGCCCAGCAGCCCACGACCTACACGTTCGACCAGGTCGCCCAGTAA
- the rpsI gene encoding 30S ribosomal protein S9, which produces MAKIADSITDDALSNYSTETPADSAPRTPRAVLNVPGAAVGRRKEAIARVRLVPGAGTFQVNGRTLEEYFPNKLHQQLINDPFKVLDLLGSYDVIARITGGGPSGQAGALRLAIARALNEIDRENNRAALKKAGFLTRDARVIERKKAGLKKARKASQFSKR; this is translated from the coding sequence GTGGCGAAGATCGCAGACTCCATCACCGACGACGCTCTGTCGAACTACTCGACCGAGACCCCGGCCGACTCGGCCCCCCGCACCCCGCGTGCCGTCCTCAACGTCCCCGGCGCTGCCGTGGGTCGTCGCAAGGAGGCCATCGCGCGTGTGCGTCTCGTGCCCGGCGCCGGCACCTTCCAGGTGAACGGCCGCACGCTCGAGGAGTACTTCCCGAACAAGCTGCACCAGCAGCTCATCAACGACCCGTTCAAGGTGCTCGATCTCCTGGGCAGCTACGACGTGATCGCCCGCATCACCGGCGGTGGCCCCTCGGGCCAGGCCGGCGCGCTGCGTCTCGCGATCGCCCGTGCGCTCAACGAGATCGACCGCGAGAACAACCGCGCTGCGCTCAAGAAGGCCGGCTTCCTCACTCGTGACGCCCGCGTCATCGAGCGCAAGAAGGCCGGTCTCAAGAAGGCCCGCAAGGCCTCTCAGTTCTCGAAGCGCTGA
- the ligD gene encoding non-homologous end-joining DNA ligase → MASDAVTLTVGTREVRISSPGRVLWPEVGITKLELAEYLAAVGDAFVAANGDRPVALQRFPDGVDGEQFFSKNPPRGVPEWVRTTVVTFPSKRTHPMLVIDEAAAAVWMAQMNTVVFHPWPSRASDSDHPDQLRIDLDPQPGRGYRDAVAAAPVLREVLREAGLEAFVKTSGNRGLHVFAPIEPTHDYIDVRHAVIAAARELERRMPDQVTTAWWKEERGERVFVDFNQAARDRTIAGAYSPRPLAAATVSCPLAWDELDESDPERYTVRTVPDRLRAIGDPWAGLNDTRGDIDVLLEWWDRDVAAGQGEMPYPPDYPKMPGEPMRVQPSRARNKD, encoded by the coding sequence ATGGCATCGGACGCCGTGACACTGACCGTCGGCACCCGCGAGGTGCGCATCTCGAGCCCGGGACGGGTGCTCTGGCCCGAGGTCGGGATCACCAAGTTGGAGCTCGCCGAGTACCTCGCCGCGGTCGGCGACGCGTTCGTCGCGGCGAACGGCGATCGTCCGGTCGCGTTGCAGCGGTTCCCGGACGGCGTCGACGGCGAGCAGTTCTTCTCGAAGAACCCGCCCCGCGGCGTGCCCGAGTGGGTGCGCACGACGGTCGTCACCTTCCCGAGCAAGCGCACCCATCCGATGCTCGTCATCGACGAGGCCGCGGCGGCCGTGTGGATGGCGCAGATGAATACGGTCGTGTTCCACCCGTGGCCGTCGCGCGCATCGGACTCCGACCACCCCGACCAGCTGCGCATCGATCTGGATCCGCAGCCCGGGCGCGGGTACCGCGACGCCGTCGCTGCCGCGCCGGTGCTGCGCGAGGTGCTGCGGGAGGCGGGCCTCGAGGCGTTCGTGAAGACCTCGGGCAACCGGGGGCTGCACGTGTTCGCGCCGATCGAACCGACGCACGACTACATCGACGTGCGGCATGCGGTCATCGCCGCGGCACGCGAACTCGAGCGGCGGATGCCCGACCAGGTGACGACCGCGTGGTGGAAGGAGGAGCGCGGCGAGCGCGTCTTCGTCGACTTCAACCAGGCGGCGCGCGACCGCACCATCGCGGGGGCGTACAGTCCCCGCCCGCTCGCCGCGGCCACCGTGTCGTGCCCGCTCGCGTGGGACGAACTCGACGAGTCCGACCCCGAGCGCTACACCGTTCGCACGGTGCCGGACCGGTTGCGCGCGATCGGGGACCCGTGGGCCGGCTTGAACGACACGCGCGGCGACATCGACGTGCTGCTCGAGTGGTGGGACCGGGATGTCGCGGCCGGGCAGGGCGAGATGCCGTACCCGCCGGACTACCCGAAGATGCCGGGGGAGCCGATGCGCGTGCAGCCGAGCCGCGCCCGCAACAAGGACTGA
- a CDS encoding ATP-dependent DNA ligase — translation MITPVPLPLDPMLAKSVPALPDGEGFSFEPKWDGFRAIVYFDGTDVEIGSRGSKTLTRYFPELVRALAEQLPGACVLDGEVVVRSGERGAERLDWEALSQRIHPAETRIRLLAEQTPASFIAFDLLAVGEDSWLDRPFGERRAELERVVAQAEAPVHLTRTTTDAEVAGRWFVEFEGAGLDGVVAKRLDGVYAPGKRTMLKIKHARTADVVVTGYRVHKSGVGVGSLLVGLYGDDGVLRNVGGISAFTDKRRKELVDELEPLVELDENGDRVTGEGERNRFSSSKDTSFVVLRPERVVEVRYDQMEGDRFRHTVQFERWRPDRDARSCGFEQLEVPVAYDLEDVLR, via the coding sequence ATGATCACGCCCGTGCCGCTGCCGCTCGATCCGATGCTCGCCAAGTCGGTGCCCGCCCTGCCCGACGGCGAGGGGTTCTCGTTCGAACCGAAGTGGGACGGGTTCCGGGCGATCGTGTACTTCGACGGCACGGATGTGGAGATCGGCAGCCGCGGATCGAAGACGCTCACCCGCTACTTCCCCGAGCTCGTGCGGGCCCTCGCCGAGCAGCTCCCTGGCGCGTGCGTGCTCGACGGAGAGGTCGTCGTGCGCTCCGGGGAACGGGGCGCGGAACGACTCGACTGGGAGGCGCTGTCGCAGCGCATCCACCCGGCCGAGACCCGCATCCGGTTGCTCGCCGAGCAGACGCCCGCGTCGTTCATCGCGTTCGACCTCCTCGCGGTCGGCGAGGACTCGTGGCTCGACCGCCCCTTCGGCGAGCGCCGTGCCGAGCTCGAACGGGTCGTCGCGCAGGCGGAGGCGCCCGTGCACCTCACCCGCACGACGACGGATGCGGAGGTCGCGGGTCGTTGGTTCGTCGAGTTCGAGGGTGCGGGCCTCGACGGCGTCGTCGCGAAGCGCCTCGACGGGGTCTACGCGCCGGGCAAGCGCACGATGCTGAAGATCAAGCACGCCCGCACCGCGGATGTGGTGGTCACCGGATACCGGGTGCACAAGAGCGGCGTCGGGGTCGGGTCGCTGCTCGTCGGGTTGTACGGCGATGACGGCGTGCTGCGGAACGTCGGCGGTATCTCGGCGTTCACCGACAAGCGCCGCAAGGAGCTCGTCGACGAGCTCGAGCCGCTCGTGGAGCTCGACGAGAACGGCGACCGTGTCACCGGGGAGGGAGAGCGCAACCGCTTCTCGTCGTCGAAGGACACGAGCTTCGTCGTACTCCGCCCGGAGCGCGTCGTGGAGGTGCGCTACGACCAGATGGAGGGCGACCGCTTCCGTCACACCGTGCAGTTCGAGCGGTGGCGGCCGGATCGCGACGCGCGCTCGTGCGGCTTCGAGCAGCTCGAGGTACCGGTCGCGTACGACCTGGAGGACGTGCTCCGTTAA
- the truA gene encoding tRNA pseudouridine(38-40) synthase TruA has product MESGTVRLRLDIAYDGTGFSGWTRQPSLRTVQGELEAALATVFRRHGPALTLTVAGRTDAGVHATGQVAHLDLTPEQLASLDRPGRGKTRPDEARGPAALARRLNGIAGLSSDLYVSRVAPAPPGFDARFSAIWRRYVYRVADVAAERNPLLQNHTLWYPARLDVERMHAAAEALIGLHDWAAFCKPREGATTIRSLQRFAWRRDATGVLLAEVEADAFCHSMVRALVGASIAVGEDKLDAERLVAVRDGLARTSEFKVAPAKGLTLVEVGYPDDAALAERAEQTRALRTLPQLTDPLPMD; this is encoded by the coding sequence ATCGAGAGCGGAACGGTGCGGCTGCGACTCGACATCGCCTACGACGGGACGGGCTTCTCCGGGTGGACCCGCCAGCCGTCGCTGCGCACCGTGCAGGGCGAGCTCGAGGCGGCCCTCGCGACCGTCTTCCGCCGGCACGGACCGGCCCTGACGCTCACCGTCGCCGGCCGCACCGACGCGGGGGTGCACGCGACCGGGCAGGTCGCGCACCTCGACCTCACACCCGAGCAGCTCGCGTCGCTCGACCGCCCGGGGCGCGGCAAGACGCGACCGGACGAGGCGCGCGGTCCCGCCGCGCTCGCCCGGCGGCTCAACGGCATCGCGGGACTCTCGAGCGACCTGTACGTGAGCCGGGTCGCTCCGGCGCCGCCCGGCTTCGACGCCCGCTTCTCGGCGATCTGGCGCCGCTACGTGTACCGGGTGGCGGACGTCGCGGCCGAACGCAACCCGCTGCTGCAGAACCACACCCTCTGGTACCCGGCCCGGCTCGACGTCGAGCGGATGCACGCCGCCGCCGAGGCGCTCATCGGACTGCACGACTGGGCGGCGTTCTGCAAACCGCGCGAGGGCGCCACGACCATCCGCTCGTTGCAGCGGTTCGCGTGGCGACGTGACGCGACCGGGGTGCTCCTCGCCGAGGTCGAGGCGGATGCGTTCTGCCACAGCATGGTGCGGGCGCTCGTCGGGGCGAGCATCGCGGTGGGGGAGGACAAGCTCGACGCGGAGCGACTCGTCGCGGTGCGCGACGGGCTCGCGCGCACGAGCGAGTTCAAGGTCGCGCCCGCCAAAGGGCTCACGCTCGTCGAGGTCGGATACCCGGATGACGCGGCGCTCGCCGAGCGAGCCGAGCAGACCCGAGCCCTGCGCACGCTGCCGCAATTGACCGATCCCCTGCCGATGGACTAA